From the genome of Hymenobacter cellulosilyticus, one region includes:
- a CDS encoding zinc dependent phospholipase C family protein, with product MFKWILCGIWALLLAPLSASGYSVLTHQANIDSTWKRCLAPLLQLRYPGATEEQLLEAKSYAYGGSIIQDMGFYPFGSALFTNLTHYVRSGDFVRILLDEAKDRNEYAFALGALGHYAADISGHPEGTNKAMPLVYPELGKKFGNNITYVEAPKQHTQLEFAFDVVQVAAGRYRTSDYQRYVGFQVSKRVLEVAFKKTYGLELGKVIFNVDLSIGSFRFAVRQLIPVASRAAWQSQKKKIRELSPRARRREYVYTESERKFRKQYGTAYEHPGTGARILSYFVRVLPKIGPLAPFAFRPPTPQAQELFKASFQQVIKNYCAMVEQEPKDTVAAAPRLANADFDTGHQTKAGEYALADETYGEWVRELAKAKFDGISSAQKQNILTFYGTTPKEPKDEDEKEADKRKETQEALQQLRATEVK from the coding sequence ATGTTCAAATGGATACTTTGCGGCATCTGGGCTTTGTTGCTCGCGCCGCTTTCCGCCTCCGGCTATTCGGTGCTTACTCACCAGGCCAATATCGACTCGACCTGGAAGCGGTGCCTGGCCCCGCTGCTACAGCTGCGCTACCCCGGCGCCACCGAGGAGCAACTGCTCGAAGCCAAGTCCTACGCCTACGGCGGCTCCATTATTCAGGACATGGGCTTTTATCCCTTCGGCTCGGCGCTGTTTACCAACCTGACCCACTACGTGCGCTCGGGCGACTTCGTGCGCATCCTGCTCGACGAGGCCAAGGACCGCAATGAGTACGCCTTTGCTTTGGGCGCCCTGGGCCACTATGCCGCCGACATCAGCGGGCACCCCGAGGGCACCAACAAGGCCATGCCCCTAGTGTATCCGGAGCTGGGCAAAAAGTTTGGCAACAACATCACCTACGTGGAAGCGCCCAAGCAGCACACCCAGCTGGAGTTTGCCTTCGACGTGGTGCAGGTGGCCGCCGGGCGCTACCGCACCAGCGACTACCAGCGCTACGTGGGCTTTCAGGTAAGCAAGCGGGTGCTGGAAGTGGCGTTCAAGAAAACCTACGGCCTGGAGCTGGGCAAAGTCATCTTCAACGTGGATCTGAGCATCGGCTCCTTCCGCTTCGCCGTGCGCCAGCTGATTCCGGTGGCCAGCCGCGCGGCCTGGCAGTCCCAGAAAAAGAAGATTCGGGAGCTAAGCCCTCGGGCCCGGCGCCGCGAGTATGTGTACACGGAAAGTGAGCGGAAATTCCGCAAGCAGTACGGCACGGCCTACGAGCACCCCGGCACCGGGGCCCGTATTCTGTCTTATTTTGTGCGGGTACTGCCCAAGATCGGGCCGCTGGCACCGTTTGCGTTCCGGCCCCCCACGCCCCAGGCCCAGGAGCTGTTCAAGGCCAGCTTTCAGCAGGTAATAAAAAATTACTGCGCCATGGTGGAGCAAGAGCCCAAAGACACCGTGGCCGCCGCCCCGCGCTTGGCCAATGCCGACTTCGACACCGGCCACCAAACCAAAGCCGGCGAGTATGCCCTGGCCGATGAAACCTACGGCGAGTGGGTGCGGGAGCTGGCCAAGGCCAAATTCGACGGAATCAGCAGCGCGCAGAAGCAGAATATTCTGACTTTCTACGGCACGACTCCCAAGGAGCCAAAAGACGAGGACGAGAAGGAAGCCGACAAGCGCAAGGAAACCCAGGAGGCCCTGCAGCAGCTGCGCGCCACGGAGGTTAAATAG
- a CDS encoding T9SS type A sorting domain-containing protein, with the protein MPHFTLARYVRYVVATFALYGSASAVQAQTPSWQTAVALGTSAGNRSSVTAIATDASGNVYLLGDFTGTVQLGATTLTNPEQRTHVFVAKWNSTSQRFEWAKSTGGSTAFGIAVQGAGVYITGGFTGQNADFGNTTLVSAGMGDVFVSKLTDTGNFVWARRAGSQYDDSAVSIATDGTNVFISGYFSGVTADFGATTLANTGGGFTSDLFVAKLTDAGSFVWTVKGGGPGGDYGQAVAVNGSNVYVAGQFQTPVATLGDLTLTSPTNTGSPDVLVAKLVDEGTSARFVWAQQAGGDGFDYARTLALSGSSVYVAGGFFSPSAVFGATTLTNAGSNDAFVSKVQDLGTTSRFDWTRQAGGTGNEEVIKVAVNGSRVYLAGSFSSPTVTFGSTTLVKAAPANDSSDVFVARLQDEGNQSSFRWAQRAGGTGSDVALGLAVQGTTVYTAGIATPAAPFGPVSIPRQPGNFVGFLASLTDDVPAANHSLARLTGLSLYPNPAHGTALVEMPALPAAAPATLTITDALGRPVRTYQVHSVTGRLRQEVALQGLAPGFYTLCLVAGSQYATCPLAVE; encoded by the coding sequence ATGCCACATTTTACTTTAGCCCGCTACGTACGCTACGTAGTAGCAACCTTTGCACTTTACGGCTCGGCATCAGCGGTCCAAGCCCAGACTCCCAGCTGGCAGACGGCTGTTGCGCTCGGTACCTCAGCCGGTAACCGGTCCAGCGTAACTGCCATTGCCACCGATGCCAGCGGCAATGTCTATCTCTTAGGTGACTTTACCGGCACCGTTCAGCTTGGTGCGACTACGCTTACCAACCCGGAGCAGCGCACCCACGTCTTTGTTGCCAAATGGAATAGTACCAGCCAACGCTTTGAGTGGGCCAAGTCCACGGGAGGCTCCACCGCATTTGGTATAGCTGTGCAAGGCGCTGGCGTGTACATCACCGGCGGATTTACCGGCCAGAATGCCGACTTCGGTAACACTACCCTGGTCAGCGCGGGCATGGGCGACGTGTTTGTCAGCAAGCTCACCGATACCGGCAACTTTGTGTGGGCGCGGCGCGCGGGCAGCCAGTACGACGACAGTGCTGTATCTATTGCCACCGATGGCACCAATGTGTTTATCAGCGGCTATTTTTCCGGTGTAACGGCTGATTTCGGCGCTACGACGCTTGCCAACACCGGTGGCGGCTTCACTTCCGATTTGTTTGTAGCCAAGCTCACCGATGCGGGCAGCTTTGTATGGACTGTAAAGGGTGGCGGCCCCGGTGGCGACTACGGACAGGCCGTAGCCGTGAATGGATCTAACGTGTATGTGGCGGGTCAGTTTCAAACCCCGGTGGCAACGCTGGGCGACCTTACCCTCACTAGTCCTACTAACACGGGCTCGCCCGACGTGCTGGTGGCCAAGCTCGTGGATGAGGGTACCAGTGCCCGCTTTGTATGGGCCCAGCAGGCCGGCGGCGATGGCTTCGACTATGCCCGTACGCTGGCCTTGAGCGGGTCGAGCGTCTATGTGGCCGGTGGCTTCTTCAGTCCCAGTGCTGTTTTCGGTGCTACTACCCTAACCAACGCGGGCAGCAACGACGCCTTCGTCAGCAAGGTTCAGGACCTGGGCACGACCAGCCGCTTCGACTGGACCCGGCAAGCGGGCGGCACCGGCAACGAGGAGGTGATAAAAGTGGCCGTAAACGGGTCCCGGGTATACCTGGCCGGCTCCTTTAGCAGCCCCACGGTTACTTTCGGATCTACGACTCTGGTGAAGGCCGCGCCGGCCAATGACAGCAGCGACGTATTTGTGGCACGGCTTCAGGATGAGGGCAACCAATCCAGCTTCCGTTGGGCGCAGCGCGCGGGCGGTACTGGCAGCGATGTAGCGCTTGGACTAGCCGTGCAAGGCACCACCGTGTATACGGCCGGTATAGCCACGCCCGCTGCGCCTTTCGGCCCGGTTTCTATTCCCAGGCAGCCCGGCAACTTCGTAGGATTCCTGGCCTCCCTTACCGACGACGTGCCCGCTGCCAACCACAGCCTGGCCCGGCTGACGGGTCTAAGCCTTTACCCCAACCCGGCCCACGGTACCGCGTTGGTTGAGATGCCAGCCCTGCCTGCGGCTGCTCCGGCTACGCTTACCATCACCGACGCTTTGGGCCGTCCCGTCCGGACGTACCAGGTTCACTCCGTGACTGGTCGTTTGCGCCAGGAAGTTGCCTTGCAGGGCTTGGCCCCCGGTTTTTATACCCTGTGCTTGGTGGCCGGTAGTCAGTATGCCACTTGCCCGCTGGCAGTCGAATAA
- a CDS encoding TolC family protein: protein MQFPARLSCFSPLAAFFLLALPLPLLAQQPATPAREPVQPGAKPQTEKPATVAPAPALTLAEAIRIGLENNYNIRLARTDEQIAENNVTRGNAGQLPTVNGNLTRNFNRNNVRQESSSRPEPSTASNALSNQLNANVAATWTIFDGFGMFIAYDRLKALNQSQQLLTRATLEETVADITSAYFAVVRESGKIKSIEEALKIGQARIDLTQARVDVGVSAKVEVLTARVDFNADQSALIQQQEALATAKINLNNLLGRSARLNFQPADSIVVARNLDRDAVAQAIQQNNPRLQQARTNIEVATYDRKLVRASRFPQIGLTSGYGLTRNVNGAAFFGTQLVTNTSRNYGLNYGVVASVPIFDGFNRNRLEQNARVVEEQSQLQLSQTQLSLEAEAEQAYAQYQNRLQLLELEEANILLARENVAIALERYRLGLLTPLALREAQRTQLDAEVRLLDIRFQAKQAEIVLRRLSSGLVQQQGQ, encoded by the coding sequence ATGCAGTTTCCCGCTCGCCTTTCCTGCTTTTCACCCCTAGCCGCGTTTTTCCTGCTGGCCTTGCCCCTGCCCTTGCTGGCCCAGCAGCCTGCCACGCCTGCCCGGGAGCCGGTGCAGCCCGGTGCCAAGCCCCAGACGGAAAAGCCCGCCACAGTAGCGCCGGCTCCGGCCCTGACCCTGGCCGAAGCTATTCGCATCGGTCTGGAAAACAACTACAACATCCGCCTGGCCCGCACCGACGAGCAGATTGCCGAAAACAACGTGACCCGCGGCAACGCCGGCCAGCTGCCCACGGTGAACGGCAACCTGACCCGCAACTTCAACCGCAACAACGTGCGCCAGGAGTCGTCGAGCCGGCCCGAGCCCAGCACGGCCAGCAACGCCCTGTCGAACCAGCTCAATGCCAACGTGGCGGCTACCTGGACGATATTCGACGGGTTCGGAATGTTCATTGCCTACGACCGGCTCAAGGCCCTGAATCAAAGCCAGCAGCTGCTGACCCGGGCCACCTTGGAAGAAACCGTGGCCGACATTACCAGCGCCTACTTTGCCGTGGTACGCGAGTCGGGCAAGATTAAGTCCATTGAGGAAGCTCTTAAAATTGGTCAGGCCCGCATCGACCTGACCCAGGCCCGCGTGGACGTGGGCGTGAGTGCCAAGGTAGAAGTACTCACGGCCCGCGTGGACTTCAATGCCGACCAATCGGCCCTGATTCAGCAGCAGGAAGCTTTGGCTACGGCCAAAATCAACCTCAACAACCTGCTGGGCCGCTCGGCCCGGCTCAACTTCCAGCCCGCCGACTCCATTGTGGTGGCCCGCAACCTGGACCGCGACGCGGTGGCCCAGGCCATTCAGCAAAACAACCCCCGCCTGCAGCAGGCCCGCACCAACATCGAAGTAGCCACCTACGACCGGAAACTGGTGCGCGCCTCCCGCTTTCCCCAGATTGGGCTGACTTCGGGCTACGGCCTGACCCGCAACGTGAACGGTGCCGCCTTTTTTGGCACCCAGCTCGTGACCAACACCAGCCGCAACTACGGCCTGAACTACGGCGTGGTGGCCTCAGTGCCCATCTTCGACGGCTTCAACCGCAACCGCCTGGAGCAGAATGCCCGCGTGGTCGAAGAACAGAGCCAGCTGCAGCTCAGCCAGACGCAGCTGAGCCTGGAAGCCGAAGCCGAGCAGGCCTATGCCCAGTACCAGAACCGCCTGCAGCTGCTGGAACTGGAGGAAGCCAACATTCTGCTGGCCCGCGAAAACGTGGCTATTGCCCTGGAACGCTACCGCCTGGGCCTGCTCACGCCCCTGGCTTTGCGCGAAGCCCAGCGCACCCAGCTCGACGCCGAAGTACGCCTGCTCGACATTCGGTTCCAGGCCAAGCAGGCCGAAATTGTGCTGCGCCGCCTGAGCAGCGGCCTGGTACAGCAGCAGGGCCAGTAG
- a CDS encoding efflux RND transporter periplasmic adaptor subunit has product MQYEQETVETESRPGRKVLWIVLTVVVIAALAFIKIKYFPSPNADAKGGGGGGRGAAGGGGAGKGGPGGAGGKSGGQKLPVQVYVVKPTNLSDEVAATGSVLADESVVIKSELSGKITSLNIREGQPVRKGQLLFSINADEAQAAIRKQQYNIQLFRDQEKRQRTLLDKEYISAQEYEQANNQLLTSQADLKALQASLAKAYVRAPFDGVLGLTTATVGTYVSPGTEITTLSRVRPVKIDFAVPGRFAANVRVGDVVSVTDEGTNKKYEAKVYAIDPQIDPVSRTQPVRARYANASNELRPGAFVKVNLQLGESTNALQVPTESVIPEASGYSVYTVKAGKMVPKKVKIGIRSDKVIQITDGLAVGDSVIRTGILQVKPGDAVRVTK; this is encoded by the coding sequence ATGCAATACGAACAAGAAACGGTAGAAACAGAGTCGCGCCCCGGGCGCAAGGTGTTGTGGATCGTACTAACGGTGGTGGTTATTGCCGCCTTGGCATTTATTAAAATAAAGTATTTCCCTTCCCCTAATGCCGATGCCAAAGGTGGCGGAGGCGGTGGCCGCGGCGCGGCCGGCGGGGGCGGCGCTGGCAAAGGTGGCCCCGGCGGGGCTGGCGGCAAAAGCGGTGGACAGAAACTGCCCGTGCAGGTGTACGTGGTAAAGCCCACCAATCTGTCGGATGAAGTGGCCGCCACCGGTTCGGTGCTGGCCGATGAGTCAGTGGTGATTAAGAGCGAGCTGTCGGGCAAGATTACCAGCCTGAACATCCGCGAAGGTCAGCCCGTGCGCAAAGGGCAGCTGCTGTTCAGCATTAACGCCGATGAAGCCCAGGCGGCCATTCGCAAGCAGCAGTACAACATCCAGCTGTTTCGGGACCAGGAAAAGCGGCAGCGCACCCTGCTCGATAAAGAATACATCAGCGCCCAGGAATACGAGCAGGCCAACAACCAGCTCCTGACCTCCCAGGCCGACCTGAAAGCCTTGCAGGCTTCCCTAGCCAAAGCCTACGTGCGGGCTCCCTTCGACGGGGTACTGGGCTTGACGACGGCCACCGTGGGCACCTACGTAAGCCCCGGCACCGAAATCACGACGCTTTCCCGCGTGCGGCCGGTTAAGATTGACTTCGCCGTGCCCGGCCGCTTTGCTGCCAATGTGCGCGTGGGCGACGTGGTGAGCGTAACGGACGAGGGAACCAACAAAAAGTACGAGGCCAAGGTCTACGCCATTGACCCGCAGATTGACCCGGTAAGCCGTACCCAGCCCGTGCGGGCCCGCTACGCCAACGCCAGCAACGAGCTGCGTCCCGGCGCTTTTGTGAAAGTCAACCTGCAACTGGGCGAGTCTACCAACGCCCTGCAGGTGCCCACCGAATCGGTGATTCCGGAAGCCAGCGGCTACAGCGTCTACACCGTAAAAGCGGGCAAGATGGTGCCGAAGAAAGTCAAGATTGGCATTCGCTCCGACAAAGTAATCCAGATTACCGACGGCTTGGCCGTGGGGGACTCCGTGATTCGCACGGGCATTCTGCAAGTGAAGCCCGGCGACGCGGTACGTGTGACGAAGTAA
- a CDS encoding YciE/YciF ferroxidase family protein: MSDKLKSLDDLFQEQLRDLYSAETQLTKALPDMAKEARDPRLQQAFDQHLIETKNQVARLEQIGRGLGLELSGHTCKAMQGLVAEGKETIAEDATDEVKDAALIAAAQRVEHYEIAGYGTAAHYALRLGHTESAELLRQTLQEEQATDTLLNNLAKNYINAKAM; this comes from the coding sequence ATGTCTGACAAACTCAAAAGCCTCGACGACCTGTTCCAAGAACAACTCCGTGACCTGTACAGCGCCGAAACCCAGCTGACCAAAGCCCTGCCCGACATGGCCAAGGAAGCCCGCGACCCGCGCCTGCAGCAGGCCTTCGACCAGCACCTGATTGAAACCAAAAACCAGGTAGCCCGCCTCGAGCAGATCGGGCGCGGCTTGGGCCTTGAGCTCAGCGGCCATACCTGCAAAGCCATGCAGGGTCTGGTAGCCGAAGGAAAGGAAACCATTGCCGAAGATGCTACCGACGAAGTAAAAGACGCCGCCCTGATTGCGGCCGCCCAGCGCGTGGAGCACTACGAAATTGCGGGCTACGGCACGGCTGCCCATTACGCCCTGCGTTTGGGCCACACGGAATCGGCAGAGCTGCTGCGCCAGACTTTGCAGGAAGAGCAAGCCACCGACACCCTTCTCAACAACCTGGCTAAGAACTACATCAACGCCAAAGCCATGTAG
- a CDS encoding MGMT family protein, with amino-acid sequence MKTPKEPTEAHRNFFRDVHDVVRLIPRGRVTTYGAIAHYLGARHGARMVGWAMMAAHPSVGPDAIPAYRVVNRLGLLTGRQHFATPTAMQDFLEAEGIQIIDDQVQDFKTRFWDPSAELA; translated from the coding sequence ATGAAAACGCCGAAAGAGCCGACCGAAGCCCACCGCAACTTCTTCCGCGACGTGCACGACGTAGTGCGCCTCATTCCTAGGGGCCGCGTAACTACCTATGGCGCTATTGCCCACTACCTGGGAGCCCGGCACGGGGCGCGCATGGTGGGCTGGGCCATGATGGCCGCTCACCCGAGCGTGGGCCCCGACGCTATTCCGGCCTACCGGGTTGTTAATCGGCTGGGCCTGCTTACGGGCCGGCAGCACTTTGCCACGCCCACGGCCATGCAAGACTTTCTCGAAGCCGAAGGCATCCAGATTATCGACGACCAGGTACAGGACTTCAAGACCCGCTTCTGGGACCCAAGTGCCGAGCTGGCCTAG
- a CDS encoding response regulator yields the protein MSTPAIRLAVVDDHILFRKGLRALISGFPDMEVLFEAGDGQELLEHLDQGIVPDVVLMDLQMPTLDGLQTVRLMRAQYPRVRVVIISMHDEPELIDSLHSEGAHGYLLKNANPEEVRGAILAAADYTPRPSMAIL from the coding sequence ATGAGCACACCCGCAATCCGCTTGGCCGTCGTTGACGACCATATTCTATTTCGTAAAGGACTGCGTGCCCTGATCAGTGGCTTTCCCGATATGGAAGTGCTCTTCGAAGCCGGTGACGGTCAGGAGCTTCTCGAACACCTCGACCAGGGCATCGTGCCCGACGTGGTGCTGATGGATTTGCAGATGCCCACCCTGGATGGCCTGCAAACCGTGCGCCTGATGCGCGCCCAGTATCCCCGCGTACGGGTCGTTATAATTTCCATGCACGACGAGCCCGAGCTTATCGACAGCCTGCACAGCGAGGGCGCTCATGGCTACCTGCTCAAGAATGCCAATCCTGAGGAAGTACGGGGTGCCATCTTGGCCGCCGCCGACTATACCCCCCGCCCGAGCATGGCTATTTTGTAA
- a CDS encoding sensor histidine kinase, with protein sequence MNTWLLPVMLATPVLLLLALGIVGFVLRYQRRLLRQQEQLRQVRDASQQQALEAALLAQEDERRRIAADLHDGVGTTLAIAKLHLSALGQPNLTEEATALLDQAIGEVRRISRNLLPAALQKFGLPFALDALARTVPADGPTHVIIEQRGQPRRLDPKRELIVFRVVQELLGNGLRHAHAETIEVSVDFGPDYLSLQYRDNGVGFDPAAGDLPPAPGARAGLGLTNLRSRVAVLHGTLRHESAPGAGSKVWISFPIPYLPVDQKPALTTSI encoded by the coding sequence ATGAATACCTGGCTGCTTCCCGTAATGCTGGCCACGCCGGTCTTGCTGCTTTTGGCCCTGGGCATTGTGGGGTTTGTGCTGCGGTATCAGCGGCGGCTGCTGCGCCAGCAGGAACAGCTCCGGCAAGTGCGCGACGCTTCTCAGCAGCAGGCCCTGGAAGCCGCCCTGCTGGCCCAGGAAGATGAACGCCGCCGCATTGCCGCCGACCTGCACGACGGGGTGGGTACCACCCTGGCCATTGCCAAGCTCCACCTCAGCGCACTCGGCCAACCAAACTTAACCGAAGAAGCCACTGCCCTACTCGACCAGGCCATTGGGGAAGTGCGCCGCATTTCGCGCAACCTGCTGCCGGCCGCCCTGCAAAAGTTTGGATTGCCCTTCGCCCTTGACGCGCTGGCCCGCACGGTGCCCGCCGATGGTCCCACCCACGTCATTATCGAGCAGCGCGGGCAGCCCCGCCGCCTCGACCCTAAGCGGGAGCTGATTGTATTTCGGGTGGTGCAGGAGCTTTTGGGCAACGGACTGCGCCATGCCCACGCCGAAACCATTGAAGTCAGCGTCGATTTTGGGCCCGACTACCTTTCCTTGCAATACCGCGACAATGGCGTAGGCTTCGACCCGGCCGCCGGTGACCTGCCACCCGCCCCCGGTGCACGCGCGGGACTGGGACTCACCAACTTACGCAGCCGGGTAGCCGTATTGCACGGCACCTTGCGGCATGAATCGGCGCCGGGCGCAGGCAGCAAAGTTTGGATTTCCTTCCCTATTCCGTATCTTCCCGTCGACCAAAAGCCTGCCCTAACTACCTCAATATGA